One part of the Populus alba chromosome 18, ASM523922v2, whole genome shotgun sequence genome encodes these proteins:
- the LOC118059436 gene encoding probable cyclic nucleotide-gated ion channel 14, with amino-acid sequence MEFKKEKLVRFNDGQNLDNTLPVHKTSAPFFKTEGGIINDRNASDKVPKFGGFKVFPENNNEPYWREKILDPGSDVILKWNRVFLFSCLTALFVDPLFFYLPSVLSNGKSTCMGTDLNLGITVTCFRTFADVFYIIHIVIKFRTAYVSPSSRIFGRGELVMDPELIARRYLRSDFFIDLIAALPLPQIVIWFIIPAIRSSHADHTNNAIVLIVLLQYIPRLYLIFPLSSEIIKATGVVTKTAWAGAAYNLLLYMLASHVLGASWYLLSIERHATCWKSACKHELSPIPCKPRYLDCGTLNFADRKSWENTTVLFSRCNPSDKTFFDYGIFANALEQNVLSSDFIEKYFYCLWWGLQNLSSYGQTLSTSTFIGETAFAILIAILGLVLFAHLIGNMQTYLQSITVRLEEWRLKRRDTEEWMRHRQLPQSLRERVRRFVQYKWLATRGVDGESILRALPTDLRRDIQRHLCLDLVRRVPFFSQMDGQLLDAICERLVSSLSTQGTNIVREGDPVTEMLFIIRGKLESSTTNGGRTGFFNSIILRPGDFCGEELLAWALLPKSTLNLPSSTRTVRALEEVEAFALQAGDLKFVANQFRRLHSKKLQHTFRFYSYHWRTWATCFIQAAWRRHKKRMMAKSLSMSESFSLSADGQTADDETTPEEAEPRFASSTSSQAKQHLGVTILASRFAANTRRGAQKVKKVEMPKLQKPEEPDFSTEPDDD; translated from the exons ATGGAGTTCAAGAAAGAGAAGCTTGTGAG GTTTAATGATGGTCAGAACCTGGACAATACATTGCCTGTTCATAAGACATCAGCTCCATTCTTCAAAACTGAAGGTGGTATTATTAATGACAGAAACGCAAGTGACAAGGTTCCTAAGTTTGGAGGGTTTAAGGTATTTCCAGAGAATAACAATGAACCATATTGGAGAGAAAAGATTCTTGATCCAGGAAGTGATGTTATCTTGAAATGGAACAGGGTTTTCCTCTTCTCATGCTTAACAGCACTCTTTGTTGATCCGTTGTTTTTTTACCTTCCATCAGTGCTCAGCAATGGAAAGTCAACTTGTATGGGTACTGATTTGAATTTAGGAATCACAGTGACATGTTTTAGAACATTTGCTGATGTATTTTACATAATTCATATTGTAATAAAGTTTAGGACAGCTTATGTCTCACCTAGTTCAAGAATTTTTGGGAGAGGTGAACTTGTTATGGATCCTGAGTTGATTGCAAGGAGATATTTGAGATCAGATTTCTTCATAGATCTTATTGCAGCGTTACCTCTTCCTCAG ATTGTGATATGGTTTATAATACCAGCAATTAGAAGCTCCCACGCTGACCATACCAACAATGCCATAGTACTGATTGTTCTGCTCCAGTATATTCCCAGATTATATCTGATTTTTCCATTGAGTTCTGAGATCATTAAAGCTACTGGAGTAGTCACAAAGACTGCCTGGGCTGGGGCTGCATATAATCTCCTGCTATACATGTTGGCTAGTCAT GTCTTGGGGGCATCCTGGTATTTGTTGTCGATTGAGCGCCATGCAACATGCTGGAAATCTGCTTGCAAACATGAATTGAGCCCTATACCATGCAAGCCTCGTTACTTGGATTGTGGTACTTTGAACTTTGCTGATCGCAAGTCATGGGAAAACACTActgttttattttcaagatgTAATCCATCCGACAAAACCTTTTTCGATTACGGCATATTCGCAAATGCATTGGAGCAGAATGTACTTTCCTCTGATTTTATTGAAAAGTATTTCTACTGTCTTTGGTGGGGCTTGCAGAACTTGAG TTCCTATGGCCAGACTTTGTCAACAAGCACATTTATTGGGGAAACTGCATTTGCCATACTCATTGCCATCTTGGGCCTGGTTTTGTTTGCCCATTTGATCGGAAATATGCAG ACATACTTGCAATCTATCACTGTGAGGCTTGAGGAGTGGAGGCTCAAGCGACGAGACACAGAGGAGTGGATGAGACACCGTCAACTCCCTCAAAGTCTACGAGAACGTGTCAGACGGTTTGTTCAATACAAGTGGCTTGCAACTAGAGGGGTTGATGGAGAATCAATCTTGCGTGCATTACCTACAGATCTTCGTCGAGACATCCAGCGCCACCTATGCCTGGACCTTGTTAGACGA GTTCCTTTTTTCTCACAGATGGATGGTCAGCTACTTGATGCAATATGTGAGCGCTTAGTGTCCTCCTTGAGTACTCAAGGAACCAATATAGTTCGAGAAGGTGATCCAGTCACAGAGATGCTTTTTATTATCAGGGGAAAGCTAGAGAGCTCAACTACAAATGGAGGACGAACTGGTTTCTTCAACTCAATTATTTTGAGACCTGGCGACTTTTGCGGTGAGGAGCTGCTTGCCTGGGCATTGCTCCCAAAATCTACTCTCAACTTGCCATCTTCCACAAGGACAGTGAGAGCTCTAGAAGAAGTGGAAGCATTTGCATTGCAAGCAGGAGACCTCAAGTTCGTTGCAAACCAGTTTAGACGTCTCCATAGCAAGAAGCTACAACATACCTTCCGTTTCTACTCTTACCATTGGAGAACATGGGCTACCTGCTTCATTCAGGCTGCTTGGCGTCGGCACAAGAAGAGAATGATGGCAAAGAGCTTGAGCATGTCAGAATCCTTCTCACTTTCTGCTGATGGGCAAACAGCTGATGACGAAACAACACCAGAGGAGGCTGAACCTCGTTTTGCATCTTCAACTTCTTCTCAAGCAAAACAGCACCTTGGTGTCACAATACTGGCTTCAAGATTTGCTGCAAACACAAGAAGAGGGGCTCAGAAAGTCAAGAAAGTTGAAATGCCCAAGTTGCAAAAACCCGAAGAGCCAGATTTTTCAACAGAACCAGACGATGACTAG
- the LOC118059439 gene encoding probable xyloglucan glycosyltransferase 5 yields MAPRLDFSDWWGKDRKKGTPVVVKMENPNYSVVEINGPDSAFRPVEKSRGKNAKQVTWVLLLKAHRAVGCVAWLATVFWALLGTIKKRLIFRQGVAVATEKLGKGKLVLKIIRVFLVTSLAILAFEVLAYSKGWRYFESANLHIPSTLDLQGLLHMVYVAWLTFRADYIAPVIQVLSQFCVVLFLIQSVDRLVLCLGCFWIKYKKIKPRIDGDPFKSDDVEAPGYEYPMVLVQIPMCNEREVYEQSISAVCQMDWPKDRILIQVLDDSNDESIQWLIKAEVTKWNQKGVNIIYRHRLIRTGYKAGNLKSAMSCDYVKDYEFVAIFDADFQPNPDFLKLTVPHFKNNPELGLVQARWAFVNKDENLLTRLQNINLCFHFEVEQQVNGAFLNFFGFNGTAGVWRIKALEESGGWLERTTVEDMDIAVRAHLNGWKFIFLNDVKVLCEVPESYEAYRKQQHRWHSGPMQLFRLCLPAIITSKIALWKKANLIFLFFLLRKLILPFYSFTLFCIILPLTMFVPEAELPMWVICYVPVLMSFLNILPAPKSFPFIVPYLLFENTMSVTKFNAMVSGLFQLGSSYEWVVTKKAGRSSESDLLAAAERDSKTMNQPQICRGASETELELLNQLKEQKEAAPKSVKKVNKIYRKELSLAFLLLTASVRSLLSAQGVHFYFLLFQGVTFLVVGLDLIGEQIS; encoded by the exons ATGGCTCCAAGATTGGATTTTTCAGATTGGTGGGGAAAAGACAGAAAGAAGGGAACACCTGTGGTAGTGAAAATGGAGAATCCTAACTATTCTGTTGTGGAAATCAATGGTCCAGATTCTGCATTTAGGCCAGTTGAGAAGAGCAGAGGCAAGAATGCAAAGCAAGTCACATGGGTTTTGCTCCTCAAGGCTCATAGAGCTGTTGGTTGTGTTGCTTGGTTAGCTACTGTCTTTTGGGCCTTGCTAGGGACTATCAAGAAGAGGTTGATCTTTAGACAGGGTGTTGCAGTGGCTACTGAGAAGTTAGGCAAAGGGAAATTAGTACTTAAAATCATTAGAGTGTTTTTAGTGACCTCTTTGGCAATTTTGGCTTTTGAAGTGCTTGCTTATTCGAAAGGTTGGCGTTATTTTGAGAGTGCTAATTTGCATATCCCAAGTACCTTGGATTTGCAAGGCTTGCTTCACATGGTTTATGTTGCTTGGTTAACATTCAGGGCTGATTACATTGCGCCAGTAATTCAAGTTCTCTCTCAATTCTGTGTTGTTTTATTCCTTATTCAATCTGTAGATCGTTTGGTACTTTGTTTGGGTTGCTTTTGGATTAAATACAAGAAGATTAAGCCAAGGATTGATGGGGATCCATTCAAGTCAGATGATGTTGAGGCACCAGGCTATGAGTATCCCATGGTTCTTGTACAAATCCCAATGTGTAACGAAAGAGAG GTATATGAGCAGTCTATCTCTGCAGTTTGCCAAATGGATTGGCCAAAGGATCGCATACTGATTCAAGTTCTTGATGATTCTAATGATGAGAGCATCCAATGGTTAATTAAGGCAGAGGTTACTAAGTGGAACCAAAAGGGTGTCAATATAATCTATAGGCATCGCTTGATTAGAACAGGTTACAAAGCTGGAAATCTCAAGTCTGCAATGAGCTGTGATTATGTAAAGGATTATGAGTTTGTTGCGATTTTTGATGCTGATTTCCAGCCCAATCCAGACTTCCTTAAGCTGACGGTGCCGCATTTCAAG AACAATCCTGAACTAGGGTTGGTTCAAGCCAGATGGGCATTTGTGAACAAGGATGAGAATTTATTGACTCGTCTCCAAAACATCAATTTGTGTTTTCACTTTGAGGTTGAACAGCAAGTTAATGGAGCATTCCTAAATTTCTTTGGTTTCAATGGAACTGCTGGTGTTTGGAGAATCAAAGCCCTTGAAGAGTCCGGTGGATGGCTTGAAAGGACAACTGTAGAGGACATGGACATAGCTGTCCGTGCACATCTTAATGGTTGGAAATTCATCTTCCTTAATGACGTGAAG GTCCTCTGTGAAGTTCCTGAGTCCTATGAAGCTTACAGGAAGCAGCAACATCGTTGGCATTCTGGTCCTATGCAACTTTTCCGCTTGTGTCTTCCAGCAATTATAACCTCTAAG ATAGCATTATGGAAGAAAGCAAACTTAATATTCCTATTTTTTCTATTGAGAAAACTCATCCTTCCTTTCTATTCCTTCACACTGTTCTGCATAATTCTTCCTTTAACAATGTTTGTCCCCGAGGCTGAGCTTCCTATGTGGGTTATTTGCTATGTGCCTGTCTTGATGTCATTCCTGAACATTCTTCCCGCCCCAAAATCCTTCCCTTTCATTGTTCCTTACCTGCTCTTTGAAAACACCATGTCAGTTACCAAATTCAATGCCATGGTTTCTGGTTTATTCCAGTTGGGTAGCTCTTATGAGTGGGTTGTCACCAAGAAGGCTGGTAGGTCATCAGAATCTGACTTGCTGGCTGCTGCTGAGAGGGACTCAAAGACAATGAACCAACCACAGATATGCAGAGGAGCTTCGGAGACCGAGCTTGAACTGTTAAACCAATTGAAGGAACAAAAAGAAGCAGCTCCTAAATCCGTAAAGAAAGTGAACAAGATTTACAGGAAAGAGCTTTCTCTAGCTTTCCTCCTGCTCACAGCTTCTGTCAGGAGCTTGTTATCAGCCCAGGGAGTCCACTTTTACTTCCTTCTCTTCCAAGGTGTGACCTTCCTTGTTGTTGGTCTTGATCTGATTGGAGAGCAAATAAGCTAA